One Streptomyces fagopyri DNA window includes the following coding sequences:
- the glpK gene encoding glycerol kinase GlpK: protein MVERYVMSIDQGTNSTRCILFDHHGRLVSVAQREHQQHFPRPGWVEHDAVEIWRNLRRIVPEALSDEGVAAEVAAIGLANQRETTVVWDRRTGVPVGRAIVWQDTRTAPLVDDLRSDPGDDFFLERCGLPPSTYFSALRIRWLFDHVNGLERRAEDGEVLFGTMESWLIWNLTGGVDGGLHMTDATNASRTMLMNIRTLEWDDELLAFFGVPRPMLPEIRSSAENYGEARSLLPGVRITAALGDQQAALFGQTCFSPGEAKCTYGTGSFLLLNTGTDVVRSRHGLLTTVAYKIGDEPPVYALEGSIAVTGSLVQWFRDRLGLISSAPEIETLARTVEDNGGCYIVPAFSGLFAPRWRSDARGVIVGLTSYITRGHLARAVLEATGWQTREVVDAMNADSSVALKQLKVDGGMTADNLLMQFVADVLDVPVVRPMVAETVSLGAAYAAGLAAEYWPDLEILRRNWHRAGQWLPDMDPERRDAEYDNWQRAVERSLGWIKPPGST, encoded by the coding sequence ATGGTTGAACGGTACGTAATGTCCATCGACCAGGGCACCAACTCCACCCGATGCATCCTGTTCGACCACCACGGGCGGTTGGTGTCGGTCGCCCAGCGCGAGCACCAGCAGCACTTCCCCCGCCCCGGCTGGGTCGAGCACGACGCCGTCGAGATCTGGCGCAACCTGCGGCGCATCGTCCCGGAGGCGCTGTCCGACGAGGGTGTCGCGGCGGAGGTGGCCGCCATCGGTCTCGCGAACCAGCGGGAGACGACGGTGGTCTGGGACCGGCGGACGGGCGTCCCGGTGGGCAGGGCGATCGTCTGGCAGGACACCCGTACCGCGCCGCTCGTCGACGACCTCAGAAGCGACCCCGGAGACGACTTCTTCCTCGAGCGCTGCGGTCTGCCCCCCTCGACCTACTTCTCCGCGCTGCGGATCCGCTGGCTGTTCGACCATGTCAACGGGCTGGAACGGCGCGCCGAGGACGGTGAGGTGCTGTTCGGCACGATGGAGAGCTGGCTGATCTGGAACCTCACCGGAGGCGTGGACGGCGGCCTGCACATGACGGACGCGACGAACGCCAGCCGCACCATGCTGATGAACATCCGCACGCTGGAGTGGGACGACGAGCTGCTGGCGTTCTTCGGGGTTCCGCGCCCCATGCTCCCGGAGATCCGGTCCTCCGCGGAGAACTACGGCGAGGCCCGCTCACTGCTCCCCGGCGTCCGTATCACGGCCGCTCTCGGTGACCAGCAGGCCGCCCTGTTCGGCCAGACCTGTTTCTCGCCGGGCGAGGCGAAGTGCACCTACGGAACGGGCAGCTTCCTGCTGCTCAACACCGGAACCGACGTCGTGCGGTCGCGGCACGGACTCCTCACGACCGTGGCCTACAAGATCGGGGACGAGCCTCCGGTCTACGCGCTGGAGGGTTCGATCGCGGTCACCGGCTCACTGGTCCAGTGGTTCCGTGACCGACTGGGACTGATCAGCAGCGCGCCCGAGATCGAGACCCTCGCGCGGACGGTCGAGGACAACGGCGGGTGCTACATCGTCCCCGCCTTCTCCGGTCTGTTCGCACCCCGCTGGCGCAGCGACGCGCGCGGGGTCATCGTCGGTCTCACCTCGTACATCACCAGGGGGCATCTGGCGCGGGCCGTCCTGGAGGCCACCGGCTGGCAGACGCGGGAGGTCGTCGACGCCATGAACGCCGACTCCTCGGTGGCCCTGAAGCAGCTCAAGGTCGACGGCGGTATGACCGCGGACAACCTGCTCATGCAGTTCGTGGCCGACGTGCTCGACGTGCCCGTGGTGCGGCCCATGGTGGCCGAGACGGTCTCGCTCGGCGCCGCCTACGCCGCGGGCCTGGCCGCCGAGTACTGGCCGGACCTGGAGATCCTGCGCCGCAACTGGCACCGGGCGGGCCAGTGGCTGCCGGACATGGACCCCGAGCGCCGTGACGCGGAGTACGACAACTGGCAGCGGGCCGTCGAGCGGTCGCTGGGGTGGATCAAACCACCGGGGTCGACTTGA
- a CDS encoding alpha/beta hydrolase, whose translation MQSVSVTFKSNGLSLAGNLFLPEDHTEGDRRPAVVTSHPFGGVKEQTAGLYAEKLAAEGFVALAFDTAHQGDSEGEPRGLENPFARAEDIRSAVTYLSTCEQVDPERIGALGICASGGYVPFAATTDHRIRAVATVSAADIGALFREGLGGGQDPQVLAGMLEASARARTAEAADGVLRYDPVVPETPQEAEGAPTLYREGTDYYRTSRARHPNSANRYLFRSVDQMAQYSSFDLVHLIAPRPLLMIAGTEADTAYFSREAVEKAREPKELFWVEGATHIDLYDKDAYVPTAVAKLASFFKEHLASV comes from the coding sequence ATGCAGTCTGTTTCCGTGACATTCAAGAGCAACGGACTTTCCCTCGCGGGGAACCTCTTCCTCCCCGAGGATCACACCGAGGGGGACCGCCGGCCCGCCGTGGTCACCTCGCATCCCTTCGGCGGGGTGAAGGAGCAGACGGCCGGTCTGTACGCGGAGAAGCTGGCCGCGGAGGGCTTCGTCGCGCTGGCCTTCGACACCGCCCACCAGGGCGACAGCGAGGGAGAGCCGCGGGGCCTGGAGAACCCGTTCGCGCGGGCGGAGGACATCAGGAGCGCCGTGACCTACCTGAGCACGTGCGAGCAGGTCGACCCGGAACGTATCGGCGCGCTGGGCATCTGCGCCTCCGGCGGATACGTACCCTTCGCGGCGACGACCGACCACCGGATCAGGGCGGTGGCCACCGTCAGCGCCGCGGACATCGGCGCCCTCTTCCGCGAGGGGCTGGGCGGCGGGCAGGACCCCCAAGTGCTCGCCGGCATGCTGGAGGCCTCGGCCCGGGCCCGTACCGCCGAAGCGGCGGACGGCGTCCTCCGGTACGACCCCGTGGTGCCCGAGACGCCCCAAGAGGCCGAGGGCGCGCCCACGCTGTACAGGGAGGGAACCGACTACTACCGTACTTCGCGCGCCCGGCACCCGAACTCGGCCAACCGGTATCTGTTCCGCAGCGTGGACCAGATGGCGCAGTACTCCTCGTTCGACCTCGTCCATCTCATCGCGCCACGACCGCTCCTGATGATCGCCGGAACCGAGGCGGACACCGCCTACTTCAGCCGTGAGGCCGTCGAGAAGGCGCGGGAGCCGAAGGAGCTCTTCTGGGTGGAGGGCGCCACGCACATCGACCTGTACGACAAGGACGCGTATGTGCCGACCGCCGTGGCGAAGCTGGCGAGCTTCTTCAAGGAGCACCTGGCGTCCGTCTGA
- a CDS encoding helix-turn-helix domain-containing protein — MGRADAQRNELGEFLKARRAELTPGQVGLPDSGAPRRVPGLRREEVAQLAAISADYYTRLEQGRFQASAPVLTALARALRLDEDQTAYVRGLVAERKGRAPRQAPQPVRPQLQRVLDQLTDAPAMVLGRHMDILAWNSLAAALITDFTALPRQERNYLRLAFVDPDVRRLFTDWETTARTCVAYLRMDAAHHPDDPRLAALVGELSVKDPDFRKWWAAHDVAHKTCGTKTLDHPVVGALTVDWEMLGCTTDPDQQLMVMTAAAGSDSQEALHFLASWSGPAPSRRQNQTS, encoded by the coding sequence ATGGGTAGAGCAGACGCACAGCGCAACGAGCTCGGCGAGTTCCTCAAGGCCCGGCGCGCCGAGCTCACCCCCGGCCAGGTGGGCCTCCCGGACTCCGGAGCCCCACGGCGGGTGCCGGGGCTGCGCCGGGAGGAGGTGGCCCAGCTGGCGGCGATCAGCGCCGACTACTACACCCGTCTGGAGCAGGGCCGTTTCCAGGCGTCGGCACCCGTACTGACCGCGCTGGCGCGGGCCCTGCGGCTCGACGAGGACCAGACCGCCTACGTTCGCGGGCTCGTCGCCGAGCGAAAGGGTCGGGCCCCGCGACAGGCTCCCCAGCCGGTCCGCCCGCAGCTGCAGCGCGTGCTGGACCAGCTCACCGACGCCCCGGCCATGGTCCTCGGACGCCATATGGACATTCTGGCCTGGAATTCACTCGCCGCCGCCCTCATCACGGATTTCACCGCTCTGCCACGACAGGAACGGAATTACCTGCGACTTGCATTCGTCGATCCCGACGTCCGCCGCCTCTTCACCGACTGGGAGACGACGGCCCGTACCTGTGTGGCCTACCTCAGAATGGACGCCGCGCATCATCCGGACGACCCCCGACTGGCCGCCCTCGTCGGCGAACTCTCGGTCAAGGACCCGGACTTCCGGAAATGGTGGGCCGCGCACGACGTGGCGCACAAGACGTGCGGCACCAAGACACTGGACCACCCCGTCGTAGGAGCCCTCACCGTCGACTGGGAGATGCTCGGCTGCACCACCGACCCCGACCAGCAGCTCATGGTCATGACCGCGGCCGCCGGATCCGACTCCCAGGAGGCACTCCACTTCCTCGCGTCCTGGTCGGGGCCCGCGCCGTCCCGTCGACAGAACCAGACGAGCTGA
- a CDS encoding FUSC family protein, with translation MRRPGRVTLGRATLWLRTHDPGLAATRRAARTAIVMPALFALCGQVIGSPVTATFAAFGAFSMLLLVDFTGPMVQRLQAHAGLAVSWAVLICLGTLVAHRIWLAVAVMMVIGFLVLFAGAISSVLAGASTALLLAFVLPVTSPAPLSQLPDRLAGAGLAAAAAMLAVSLLWPRPTADPLSAPAARVCRAAAEQLRADASWLAGDPDTPSTTRCRITAHLAAGAAADLRGVFDTTPYRPTGLSTGSRAIVRLVDELTWLSGILADSAPPLAERPACDADAHAVRRAAARVLDKAADLLDAPMNSPDALRAASDDLVAAMAAMERDATGRLSGHHAGTATPSQVHPVIGMLDLSFRAQELGFATLQIANNVDLAASAERRSWHDRLLGREPGTLTEPLVSARDRAATHLRPQSVWLHNSVRGALGLGIAVALANLTSLQHSFWILLGTLSVLRSNALNTGQNAMRAVLGTLAGSVIGAGLLQLIGHHSTVLWVLLPLAVLIAGIAPAAISFAAGQAAFTVTVVVLFNIGQNPDWHIVLLRIQDVAVGCGVSVLMALFLWPRGATAAVDRALAEAYTDSARYLAGTVAYAVGRCGSGPAPTAGPPLDEGRAAAASARRLDDAFRSYLAERGAKPVPLADMTTLVTGIVGLRLAGDAVLELWQRADDGDAGTDRAEARLVILGAAGHVAGWYGDLAAALGRAAPVPEPLPRDPTAEGRLVESLRPDLADERGRPSATAVRIIWTADHLDVARRLQPNLAAAAGPHRTS, from the coding sequence GTGCGAAGACCGGGCCGTGTCACCCTCGGGCGCGCCACGCTCTGGCTGCGGACCCACGATCCCGGGCTGGCGGCCACCCGTCGCGCCGCTCGCACCGCGATCGTGATGCCCGCCCTCTTCGCCCTGTGCGGCCAGGTGATCGGCTCGCCCGTGACGGCGACCTTCGCGGCGTTCGGTGCGTTCTCGATGCTCCTGCTCGTGGACTTCACCGGGCCCATGGTGCAGCGGCTCCAGGCGCACGCGGGGCTCGCGGTGTCCTGGGCCGTCCTCATCTGCCTGGGCACGCTGGTCGCCCACCGGATCTGGCTCGCGGTCGCCGTCATGATGGTGATCGGCTTCCTGGTGCTCTTCGCGGGCGCCATCAGCTCGGTCCTCGCGGGCGCGTCCACCGCATTGCTGCTGGCCTTCGTCCTCCCCGTGACCTCGCCCGCCCCGCTGTCCCAGCTCCCCGACCGGCTCGCCGGTGCGGGGCTGGCCGCGGCCGCGGCCATGCTCGCCGTCTCCCTGCTGTGGCCCCGGCCCACCGCGGACCCGCTCAGCGCGCCCGCGGCGCGGGTCTGCCGCGCCGCGGCGGAGCAGCTGCGGGCCGACGCGTCCTGGCTGGCCGGCGACCCGGACACACCGAGCACCACCCGGTGCAGGATCACCGCCCATCTGGCTGCCGGCGCCGCCGCCGACCTCCGCGGCGTCTTCGACACCACGCCCTACCGGCCCACCGGTCTGTCCACCGGTTCACGTGCCATCGTCCGTCTGGTCGACGAGCTGACCTGGCTCAGCGGCATCCTCGCCGACAGCGCGCCCCCTCTCGCCGAGCGCCCGGCGTGCGACGCCGACGCCCACGCGGTACGGCGGGCCGCCGCACGTGTCCTGGACAAGGCGGCCGATCTGCTCGACGCCCCGATGAACTCCCCGGACGCGCTGCGCGCCGCCTCGGACGACCTGGTGGCGGCCATGGCCGCCATGGAGCGCGACGCCACCGGCAGGCTGAGCGGGCACCACGCGGGAACGGCGACACCGTCCCAGGTCCATCCGGTCATCGGCATGCTGGATCTGTCGTTCCGCGCGCAGGAGCTGGGGTTCGCGACGCTGCAGATCGCGAACAACGTGGATCTGGCCGCGTCGGCGGAGCGGCGCAGCTGGCACGACCGGCTGCTCGGCCGCGAGCCCGGCACCCTCACCGAACCGCTGGTCTCGGCGCGCGACCGGGCCGCCACGCACCTCCGGCCGCAGTCCGTCTGGCTGCACAACAGTGTCCGGGGCGCGCTCGGCCTCGGCATCGCGGTCGCCCTCGCCAACCTGACCAGCCTCCAGCACTCGTTCTGGATCCTGCTGGGCACCCTGTCGGTGCTGCGCTCGAACGCCCTCAACACCGGCCAGAACGCGATGCGCGCCGTGCTGGGCACCCTCGCGGGTTCGGTCATCGGAGCCGGGTTGCTGCAGCTCATCGGCCACCACAGCACCGTGCTGTGGGTCCTGCTGCCTCTCGCCGTGCTCATCGCCGGCATCGCCCCCGCCGCGATCTCCTTCGCGGCGGGCCAGGCCGCCTTCACCGTCACCGTCGTCGTCCTGTTCAACATCGGCCAGAACCCCGACTGGCACATCGTCCTGCTGCGCATCCAGGACGTCGCCGTCGGCTGCGGCGTGAGCGTGCTGATGGCCCTGTTCCTCTGGCCACGCGGCGCCACGGCCGCCGTCGACCGCGCTCTCGCCGAGGCGTACACCGACAGCGCCCGCTATCTGGCCGGAACGGTGGCGTACGCCGTGGGCCGGTGCGGGTCCGGCCCGGCGCCCACGGCCGGCCCTCCCCTGGACGAAGGCCGTGCGGCGGCCGCCTCCGCGCGGCGGCTCGACGACGCGTTCCGCAGCTACCTCGCCGAACGCGGCGCCAAACCGGTACCCCTCGCCGACATGACGACCCTGGTCACCGGCATCGTAGGGCTGCGCCTCGCCGGGGACGCCGTCCTGGAACTCTGGCAACGCGCCGACGACGGGGACGCGGGTACCGACCGGGCCGAGGCGCGCCTCGTGATCCTGGGCGCCGCCGGCCATGTGGCGGGCTGGTACGGGGATCTGGCCGCCGCGCTGGGCCGGGCCGCTCCCGTCCCGGAGCCGCTCCCCCGCGACCCCACGGCCGAGGGGCGGCTCGTCGAGTCCCTGCGCCCCGACCTGGCCGACGAACGGGGGCGGCCCAGCGCGACGGCCGTCCGCATCATCTGGACCGCCGACCACCTCGATGTCGCCCGCCGGCTCCAACCGAACCTGGCGGCCGCGGCGGGCCCGCACCGTACGTCCTGA
- a CDS encoding ester cyclase produces MGMDTTGLARGLFRILETGDPALAAEVVGEDFHNREAAVAPPACSIPGPAGVLASSAWMRSAFSDLRFPVIGTAGNDEQVWVRLRMRGRHTGAFVRFRDGALDQAIPPTGREINFEQIHVLDLRDGKVVGHEAVRDDITMLGQLGVFPPAPATALRMVGWKVTGRAARAAADVTARAAEAAAARQPEEPAGSR; encoded by the coding sequence ATGGGCATGGACACCACGGGCCTGGCCCGCGGGCTCTTCCGCATCCTCGAGACCGGGGACCCGGCACTGGCCGCCGAGGTGGTGGGCGAGGACTTCCACAACCGCGAGGCGGCGGTGGCACCCCCCGCCTGCTCGATCCCCGGACCGGCGGGGGTCCTCGCCTCCAGCGCGTGGATGCGGTCGGCCTTCAGTGACCTGCGTTTCCCCGTGATCGGCACCGCCGGGAACGACGAGCAGGTCTGGGTACGGCTGCGTATGCGGGGCCGCCACACGGGCGCGTTCGTCCGTTTCCGCGACGGTGCCCTCGACCAGGCGATACCTCCCACCGGACGCGAGATCAACTTCGAACAGATCCACGTGCTCGACCTGCGGGACGGCAAGGTGGTCGGACACGAGGCGGTACGGGACGACATCACCATGCTCGGACAGCTCGGCGTCTTCCCGCCGGCCCCGGCCACCGCCCTGCGCATGGTCGGCTGGAAGGTGACCGGGCGCGCCGCACGCGCGGCCGCCGACGTCACGGCACGGGCGGCAGAGGCAGCGGCGGCCCGGCAGCCGGAAGAGCCGGCCGGGAGCCGCTGA
- a CDS encoding antibiotic biosynthesis monooxygenase family protein: MSVVKINVLTVPAEQRETLEKRFASRAHAVENSDGFEWFELLRPVEGTESYLVYTRWRDEASFQAWMEGPMKAAHQGAGESGERPRPAAAGSTLWSFDVVQQAAPKTA, translated from the coding sequence ATGAGCGTAGTCAAGATCAACGTACTGACCGTCCCCGCCGAGCAGCGCGAGACGCTGGAGAAGCGCTTCGCCTCCCGGGCTCACGCCGTGGAGAACTCCGACGGCTTCGAGTGGTTCGAACTCCTCCGCCCGGTCGAGGGCACCGAAAGCTACCTCGTCTACACCCGCTGGCGCGACGAGGCGTCCTTCCAGGCCTGGATGGAGGGCCCCATGAAGGCGGCCCACCAGGGCGCGGGCGAGAGCGGTGAGCGCCCCAGGCCCGCCGCCGCCGGGTCCACGCTGTGGTCCTTCGACGTCGTGCAGCAGGCGGCGCCGAAGACCGCGTAG
- a CDS encoding ATP-binding protein: protein MALQLNTGLRDTRLREAVEYVFPLPPVAGAVSAVRRRAGTVLTDWSVCPGIFEDALLVVSELLTNAIVHALPPAELRLSWIREAGLDTLRVEVTDAGPARAAGQDLEGIDPDEHGRGEEIVKALATRYGIRFHPGGVTRWADLVAE from the coding sequence ATGGCGCTACAGCTCAACACGGGGCTTCGGGATACAAGGCTTCGAGAGGCAGTCGAGTACGTCTTCCCGCTGCCGCCCGTCGCCGGGGCCGTCTCGGCCGTCCGCCGACGCGCGGGCACGGTCCTCACCGACTGGAGCGTCTGTCCGGGGATCTTCGAGGACGCGCTGCTGGTGGTCTCGGAACTCCTCACCAACGCGATCGTGCACGCCCTCCCCCCGGCGGAGCTGCGGCTGTCCTGGATCCGGGAGGCCGGACTCGACACCCTGCGCGTCGAGGTCACCGACGCGGGACCCGCGCGCGCCGCGGGGCAGGACCTCGAGGGGATCGACCCCGACGAGCACGGCCGCGGCGAGGAGATCGTCAAGGCCCTGGCGACCCGGTACGGGATCCGGTTCCACCCCGGTGGAGTGACCCGGTGGGCCGATCTCGTCGCGGAGTGA
- a CDS encoding IclR family transcriptional regulator, translating to MAGPVQSIERAAAILRLLAGEPRRLGLGEVAASLGLAKGTAHGILRTLQHVDFVEQDAETGKYQLGAALLHLGTSYLDINELRSRSINWADALAARSGESVRLGTPLEGMVLVVHHVFRPDDTLQTLDVGALLPLHASSLGKVLLAFGAVTVEPVLEAGLEAYTRHTLVTPERLTRALAEIRDLGWGSEVQEMSMGEAGIASPIRGHGGLVVGAIGLSGPVERICDGHGRPRPRLVTLLREAARAVSRELGAARW from the coding sequence ATGGCCGGCCCAGTCCAGTCCATCGAACGGGCGGCTGCGATCTTGCGTCTGCTCGCCGGTGAGCCTCGCCGACTAGGGCTGGGCGAGGTGGCGGCCTCGCTCGGGCTGGCCAAGGGCACCGCCCACGGCATCCTGCGCACACTCCAGCACGTGGACTTCGTGGAACAGGACGCGGAGACCGGGAAGTACCAGCTCGGAGCCGCTCTGCTGCACCTCGGCACCAGTTACCTCGACATCAACGAGCTGAGGTCGCGCTCCATCAACTGGGCCGACGCGCTGGCCGCCCGCAGCGGGGAGTCGGTCCGCCTGGGCACGCCCCTGGAAGGCATGGTGCTCGTCGTCCACCACGTGTTCCGGCCGGACGACACGCTCCAGACCCTGGACGTGGGCGCGCTGCTGCCGCTGCACGCCTCCTCGCTCGGCAAGGTGCTGCTGGCCTTCGGAGCGGTGACCGTCGAACCGGTCCTGGAAGCCGGTCTCGAGGCGTACACCCGGCACACCCTGGTCACCCCGGAGAGGCTCACCCGGGCACTGGCCGAGATCCGGGACCTGGGCTGGGGCTCCGAGGTCCAGGAGATGAGCATGGGTGAGGCGGGCATCGCGTCGCCGATCCGGGGGCACGGCGGACTCGTGGTCGGCGCGATCGGCCTGTCCGGCCCGGTCGAGAGGATCTGCGACGGTCACGGCCGTCCCCGGCCGAGGCTGGTCACCCTTCTCCGGGAGGCCGCACGGGCCGTCTCCAGGGAGCTGGGGGCAGCTCGCTGGTGA
- a CDS encoding Ppx/GppA phosphatase family protein, whose amino-acid sequence MRQAGVLDVGCHSALLTVARRPKGGTLEPVLSRKVRLRLHQSLGPDGRLRESGVRSVQRAVTEAASADPQQRLPEVFAFATSVIRDAPNRDEVIDRVAHATGIRLRVLPGEEEARLAYAAARRWAAPTGGPLLVLDIGGGTLEIASGTAAQPRTVLSLPLGARTVTREWLPGGTAPSKRRLAELRRHLRDSLSTLPDLPQAEPGGQVLACSKTFTQLSRLAAAGKNRPPRTPQRLTLPALRTTVPLLAASTPKRRGRLPGISPHRAEQSLAGALIAEALMETCGVESVTICPWSTREGLLLERLGGARTD is encoded by the coding sequence ATGCGGCAGGCAGGGGTCCTCGACGTGGGGTGCCACAGCGCGCTGCTGACGGTGGCGCGGCGACCGAAGGGCGGGACGCTGGAACCCGTGCTGTCCCGGAAGGTGCGGCTGCGGCTGCACCAGAGCCTGGGCCCCGACGGGCGGCTGCGCGAGTCGGGGGTCAGGAGTGTGCAGCGCGCGGTGACGGAGGCCGCGTCGGCGGACCCCCAGCAGCGGCTGCCCGAGGTCTTCGCGTTCGCCACGTCCGTCATCCGGGACGCGCCCAACCGCGACGAGGTCATCGACCGGGTGGCCCACGCCACCGGCATCCGCCTGCGGGTGCTGCCCGGCGAGGAGGAGGCACGGCTGGCGTACGCGGCGGCCCGCAGATGGGCGGCGCCCACGGGCGGCCCCCTGCTCGTCCTGGACATCGGCGGCGGCACCCTGGAGATCGCCTCCGGTACCGCGGCCCAGCCCCGTACCGTGCTGTCGCTGCCGCTGGGAGCCCGGACCGTCACCCGTGAGTGGCTTCCCGGCGGCACCGCGCCCTCCAAGCGCCGGCTGGCCGAGCTGCGACGGCATCTGCGGGACTCCCTGAGCACGCTCCCCGACCTGCCGCAGGCGGAGCCGGGCGGACAGGTGCTGGCGTGTTCCAAGACCTTCACCCAGCTGTCCCGGCTCGCCGCCGCCGGGAAGAACCGGCCGCCCCGTACGCCGCAGCGCCTGACACTGCCCGCGCTGCGGACGACGGTTCCGCTGCTGGCCGCCTCGACCCCGAAGCGACGGGGCCGGCTGCCCGGCATCTCCCCGCACCGCGCCGAGCAGTCGCTGGCCGGGGCCCTGATCGCCGAGGCCCTCATGGAGACCTGTGGGGTCGAAAGCGTCACCATCTGCCCCTGGTCCACCCGGGAGGGACTGCTCCTGGAACGCCTCGGGGGCGCCCGCACCGACTGA
- a CDS encoding SDR family NAD(P)-dependent oxidoreductase, whose protein sequence is MTGTLAGKVAIVTGGSRGIGEAVALRLAEDGADVALTYRDSADRAAEVADRIRAMGRRAGAVRADGADPAAVREAVDRVAAEFGRLDIVVNNAGIGVLGPVEDLSLEDIDRVLHVNVRAPFVASQAAVRYMTGGGRIINIGSCMAERVAFPGGSLYATSKTALVGLTRSLARELGPRGITANLVHPGPTETDMNPSDGPGADTQKGLTALGHYGQPSDVAATVSHLAGDAGRYVTGATIAVDGGFAA, encoded by the coding sequence ATGACGGGGACGCTTGCAGGCAAGGTGGCCATCGTGACGGGCGGGAGCCGGGGTATCGGTGAGGCCGTGGCGCTCAGGCTGGCCGAGGACGGCGCCGATGTCGCCCTGACCTACCGGGACAGCGCGGACCGCGCGGCGGAGGTGGCCGACCGGATCAGGGCCATGGGCCGCCGGGCCGGGGCCGTCCGGGCCGACGGTGCGGACCCGGCGGCGGTGCGCGAGGCGGTGGACCGGGTCGCCGCGGAGTTCGGACGGCTCGACATCGTGGTCAACAACGCGGGGATCGGGGTGCTGGGGCCCGTCGAGGACCTGTCGCTGGAGGACATCGACCGGGTCCTGCACGTCAACGTGCGGGCGCCGTTCGTCGCGTCCCAGGCGGCGGTCCGGTACATGACCGGGGGCGGCCGGATCATCAACATCGGCAGTTGCATGGCCGAGCGGGTCGCCTTTCCCGGCGGATCCCTGTACGCCACGAGCAAGACCGCGCTGGTCGGCCTCACCAGATCACTGGCCCGCGAGCTGGGCCCGCGGGGCATCACCGCCAACCTGGTCCACCCCGGCCCGACGGAGACGGACATGAACCCCTCCGACGGTCCGGGCGCCGACACACAGAAGGGTCTCACCGCGCTCGGGCACTACGGGCAGCCGTCGGACGTCGCCGCGACCGTGTCCCACCTCGCGGGCGACGCGGGCCGGTACGTCACCGGTGCCACCATCGCCGTGGACGGCGGATTCGCGGCCTGA
- a CDS encoding TetR/AcrR family transcriptional regulator has protein sequence MPSKRPYVSPLREQAAARTRALILRRAAELFAGRGYGRVTVADIATAAGVAAKTVFASVGSKSDILDRIVDRGVADSGYEQAMRQVLALRTPEAVLEALARGTRLGNEEQFTVHEAIRKALPVHENGEALWERATADYRLALRAAARHLHTLSPPPPGPVDETADLLWFWFGPTGWRTLVVENGWPWDRAEDALRRTAVATLCPG, from the coding sequence ATGCCCTCCAAACGCCCCTATGTCTCTCCACTGCGGGAGCAGGCCGCCGCGCGGACCCGCGCGCTGATCCTGCGGCGCGCCGCCGAACTGTTCGCCGGACGTGGCTACGGGCGGGTGACCGTCGCGGACATCGCGACCGCGGCCGGTGTCGCCGCGAAGACCGTCTTCGCGAGTGTCGGCAGCAAGAGCGACATCCTGGACCGGATCGTCGACCGGGGCGTGGCCGACTCCGGTTACGAGCAGGCCATGCGGCAGGTGCTCGCCCTGCGGACACCCGAGGCGGTGCTGGAGGCGCTGGCGCGCGGTACGCGCCTCGGCAACGAGGAGCAGTTCACGGTGCACGAGGCGATCCGCAAGGCGCTGCCCGTCCACGAGAACGGTGAGGCGCTGTGGGAGCGCGCCACCGCCGACTACCGGCTCGCGCTGCGCGCCGCCGCCCGCCACCTGCACACCCTGAGCCCGCCGCCTCCCGGCCCGGTGGACGAGACGGCGGATCTGCTGTGGTTCTGGTTCGGCCCCACCGGCTGGCGCACGCTGGTGGTCGAGAACGGCTGGCCCTGGGACCGGGCCGAGGACGCGCTGCGCCGTACCGCGGTCGCCACCCTCTGCCCGGGCTGA